The window CCATATGTTTCTGAAAAGTGGACGCACTCCCCAGCACTTTCGAGCATTCCTTGCAGGTGTATTTAGTCTCAACATAATTAGGGTTGGCCGagcttagaaaaatttttgagcAAACCGGACAAATAAGTCGTAGACCTTCATGGTCGGTTTTCTTGTGGCTGTCCAAGAGGCCCTTGGCTATAAAACCTTTACCACACAAGTCGCATTTGAAAGGATAGTCTCTAGTGTGTTGGATAACTGTATGGACTTTAAGGCcagctttagtttttgaagtaTAATCACAAAGAGGGCACTGCACTACTGACGAATCTTCGTGACGGAGCCTTACGTGGACTTTCACTTCTGATGGTacgtgaaattttttttcgcataAGGGACACTTGTGTCTCCTGTCTTTGTGTCGTGACATGTGTCTAGAGTGCTTGGCTTTAATCGAAAAcgatttattacaaattttgcatTCGAATGGATTTTCACGTGTTCCGGTTCTGAAacatgaaaacaatttttactaaaaacgtGAACAAACTTTTCTCCATTCCTACGTTACCAAAATACGATCAGAAAACTAGAcattattttaaccaaaaacaaaatcacATATTTCACTAGTATGCAAACTAAAgaatgattttaattgcatatCTAAACATTAGCAAGGGTCCTACGTTCagataaatttaatcattCTATAGTGCGATCCCTTTAGGATTACTCAGGAGCTAAAAACCTGCCACAACTAGTTCCCTTCTTCGTCTgcacacttttattaaaaacttcaaacaatgttacaaaaaaaaacacatttaggCTTAAACCTTTTGAAAGTCACAATTCACATCCGTTTGACTAGATGGGATTTCATTctaaatgcttaaaaaaacacaatcaCAACGCTATACacgtatatttttattaaaatagaaCGAAACGTATCTATGGTTCCTTCTATAACTTCTCCTTAATTGTGTATCCTTATCTGTGCGCTAAGTGAATCTTTTTAGGGAATATATccataagtaattttttgcccAACTCGCTGAAATAAGTTAGTAATGGCacaattagaaattaaaaagaaagaaataaaaattgtggtaccacaaaaataaaacaacacaattttgcataaaaataatttaattcttttggTAACAATCGGTAATAATAATCTAAAACGCTAGAAATGTGTCCTCCGGTGTTTCTTCAGTTGCCTGAACGAAATAAACTTCCCACAAATATCGCACCTTTTCTTCTTACTAACAGCCTTGAGTTGCGGCGAAGCTCCATGTTTTTCTTTCACGTGCACAACTTTGTGTAAATAATAGTCATTTTCACTTGAAAACGTTTCTGAGCACAAATTACATGGAATTTTGCACGGCAATTGAGCAACTTTCACTTGACTTGAACAGGTCTTTGTCTTAATAGGTACTACCTTTGGAGCGTAATACTGTGGTGATTCGTTACGTTCTTTCACATGAATAACCTTGTGTAAGTAATATTGGGTTTCGGTGAGAAATGACTGGTTGCAAAGATTGCAGGGGATGTACACGTGTCTATTGCACCTGAAAGAAGTTGAAATTATTTGCAGTCAAAACAATGGCCAAATTCTAAATTAGATTTACAtttcaaacttaaaaataCACCACGCCACTATGTCCTTCTTTCACCAAAACCAACACCAACATTAACTAGGTCCTAACCAGTATctagaaaacaaaaactagcaaaaaaaaggttttaaatGGCTCTCCTGCTCTTCCTTGAGCATGAAGATTTTTCGAGTGTCAACTAAAACAACTTTTTCgtaacaaataatttatttacacccaaaattatctaaaacaGGTACATAACACAGCTTCTTTCTTCTAAAACAAAGTAAATATTTCGACCCGATAACAAGAATACAACTAGTCAACAATAGGTTTACACTTATGCTGCGTTAACCTAGACCCTGAGATAAACTCTGCTAAGCACACACTGCACTTGTACGGCCTTTCCCCTGTATGTTTCCGCATGTGCACCTTAAGGGCCGGTTTCGTATTATGTCCCTTCCCACAAACCCCACACTTGTGCGGTTTTTCCCCATTGTGTGTCAACATGTGGCTCTGAAGCGCCTGATTCCTGGCAAAAGCCTTGCCACAAACCTCACAGATGTGTGTTTTAAGACCAGTGTGGCTCTGCATATGCACGGCCAATTTGGCGTAACTCTTCCCACACACGTCACACATTTGCCCTTCCCTTTGCCCATGATGGGCCTTCACATGTCGGTCAAAATCCCTCGCGGTTTGTATCACTTTCGAGCAAATATCGCAAGTAAACCCGGCTTTGGCCTGGTTCGGGTCATGGATTTTAACGTGTGACCTTAAACCAGCCTCGTATTTGAAGACTTTTTTGCAGAATTCGCAAACGTAGCGAGTGCCTTCATGCACCGACTTGTGGTGAATGTCCAAAGACCACTTTTTGGCATAGCCTTCGCCACATAACTCGCATCTGAAAGGATAAACTTTGGTGTGTTTGGCCACAATGTGGAGGCGAAGAATGGACTTGGTGGGGGCGGCGTGTTGGCAAATATCGCAAATGAACCGCCGGTTTTCATGGTGTTGCGAAATGTGCTCTTTGAGGGTGTAGTTGTCGTAGAGGTGTTTGTCACACTGgggacattttattttgggttCGAAATGGCGCCGACGGTGGATATTCAATTGGCTTTGGAATTTGTACGAACGGTGGCAGAGATCACaggaaaaaagttgtttgaTTCTGGGCGCAAAATGGCGAAGGCGGTGGTTGCTAAGATGGCTTTCGTATTTATACACACGGGAGCAAAGGTCGCAAGGCCAAGGACCGGTCATTTTCATTTCGTTTGGTCTACAAGGAACGGTTGACTAAACGAAGCAAAGTCTGACCAACTTACAAAAAGTTCTCCTCTTTGGGCATTACCATCATTATGAAATTGGGGTTAGTGTGCGTTTCTCTATGCATTAAAAGTGCCTCTAACTTTGCGTAAGAAGAAGTGCAAAAGTCGCACGTGTAAACCCATCGGCCGTTTTTGTTCACGAGACGGTACTTAAACCTGAAAGAGCTACagttaatacaaaaattaaaatcaatttgaAATTCGGAATTCAAACGCAAGTCACCAAACAACTTTATATTTATAGATATAAGATATAGATAAGATAGATATAGACGGAGAtcctacgttcaaataaatttattcgtgTCGTTAAAACGGAAAAACACAAATGCTAAAAGCCGTCGTTTGAAAATCTTTGATCttgaagaaaatatttgacaaTTAAATCTGCAAATGTTCAGATTAACacagttttacttaaaaatcaGATGTCAGACGCAAGAACACAAACAACTACCGTGTGATTTGCTAAAATTTagatctagttatccatgacagttactTTAACTCGATGTCCATTAGGGAAATAAGATTTcaacataaattttttatgttcttcaGTGAACATTTTAGAGATAATGACAGATAAAGCGATGCTAAAGTTATTTACGCAAAACGTTTTACtgtaactgtcatggataactagatccaaatttaaaaaaatcacttggtACTTTATTGAATAAACTACAACAATTTGCAACATCAAAGCAGAACCTACGATCGTTCTGTATTGGTAAACCgctatatatatatacagaaaaaaagaaaatattacaTTGTATATAGAAGAAATcacaaaacttttatagtagataACCAAGTTTTATCTTCTTCATTAAAGCCTCCTTGAAAACTTCAACAAGATGTTGAATAGTTTCCTCCTAAAGAGTTTAAACCCAAAAACTCAACACCTCAGAACCTGTTGTCCTCTCAAAAATACTTACTCTTAAACACATTCAAACACTATCACAAAAATACAAAGACACAAATACTTTAAATGACACAAATACTTTAAATACTGATCACTACAGGAAATAGAAAGTTTAGGACATAAATATGAAgactaaactaaaaaaacgaaatattaaaatctttaatgaTCCAAAAaccaactttaaaaaaatgctcaaaataAGTACAACATTTCATTAGACGCTTCGACAGACAAAAACAACacgtacaaaaataaactctAGCTCACTTTACATTTGTGCACCTTTAGTGCACTTTTCGAAACGAACGATTTCGAGCAAATCTCACACTGGTAGGGCCTTTCGCCCGTGTGTAACCTATTGTGAATCACCAAACTACTCCTCTGAGTGAAACACTTGCCACAGACGTCACACTTG of the Tribolium castaneum strain GA2 chromosome 1, icTriCast1.1, whole genome shotgun sequence genome contains:
- the LOC656007 gene encoding zinc finger protein 431 isoform X6, with protein sequence MGSIENISELCRLCLVKDQVNVPIFEENATKEQTFVKINSCLPVKVSRDDSLPKKICDGCSCKLDMLYTFRNTSVDSEKQLLKWLNQAGLSCSQSAVKDPLASTKPEVTIKQETFEPTDSRDDLGLDTHSYIMQQQKLPYSQEFEFGEPSESNVGLMTDEPAPKKAKRAAALNKASVETDEDDLDAAMQITKAEDEDSDEIDQPEYVEAPSTSADDQPGPSGVNKTTVEAPFKYRLVNKNGRWVYTCDFCTSSYAKLEALLMHRETHTNPNFIMMVMPKEENFLPNEMKMTGPWPCDLCSRVYKYESHLSNHRLRHFAPRIKQLFSCDLCHRSYKFQSQLNIHRRRHFEPKIKCPQCDKHLYDNYTLKEHISQHHENRRFICDICQHAAPTKSILRLHIVAKHTKVYPFRCELCGEGYAKKWSLDIHHKSVHEGTRYVCEFCKKVFKYEAGLRSHVKIHDPNQAKAGFTCDICSKVIQTARDFDRHVKAHHGQREGQMCDVCGKSYAKLAVHMQSHTGLKTHICEVCGKAFARNQALQSHMLTHNGEKPHKCGVCGKGHNTKPALKVHMRKHTGERPYKCSVCLAEFISGSRLTQHKCKPIVD